One Malaclemys terrapin pileata isolate rMalTer1 chromosome 7, rMalTer1.hap1, whole genome shotgun sequence genomic region harbors:
- the MAP3K11 gene encoding mitogen-activated protein kinase kinase kinase 11: protein MEPLKNLLRKGAWGPERSGGAAYTNPVWTALFDYEAASSDELSLRQGDRVEVLSWDATVSGDEGWWAGRVRSQVGIFPSSYVSLQPVGYGEAPVHADFRELRLEEVIGVGGFGKVYRGSWKGELVAVKAARQDPDEDISATAESVRQEARLFAMLRHPNIITLKAVCLQEPNLCLVMEYAAGGPLSRALAGRRIPPHVLVDWAVQIARGMQYLHCGAIVPVIHRDLKSNNILLSQRIEEEDMNGKTLKITDFGLAREWHRTTKMSAAGTYAWMAPEVIKASTFSKGSDVWSYGVLLWELLTGEVPYRGIDGLAVAYGVAVNKLTLPIPSTCPQPFAQLMAECWDQDPHGRPSFDSILAQLTALEAQVLEEMPQDSFHSMQDDWKLEIQGMFDELRAKEKELLSREEELQRAALEQKSHEEFLRQREHQLAQWELEVFERELTLLIQQMNKEPPNVKRRKGTFKRNKLKGRDSERISMPLDFKHRITVQASPGLDKRKNVFEVGAGGSPTFPRLRAIQLEPAESSQSWGRQAPRRTDEAWNGERRPGKNWGPGSPKPWEGSTQNGRRRSRTEETTWYVEPEEPNPVEPAPPQPALNGDVLSLGPNGTQESEEQRAPAPERISTPKLIQRALLRGTALLASLGLGRDLSQARREEKGEPPPVPTPPPSPELIRFSPKDTHCPALLVELDQGGLARTPGSMKEDQEGLAQTPGSMEQGQEGPAQTPGSTELLIHLVPGGDRGSLTPLWGQRSPKSPRCEEEWSPGSRADKWGGSLPSPSSPCSPHSPRPSPQTSLISRPRPSPVRSRIDPWSFVSAGPRPSPAQSPQPEPRRCRAVTPDSSNPFMTSDPFFHPSPGPFDSETFDPFASAPRLTGLSCRLDHGQLSPYPSPPPRHSSGFPAPLEQTKETHPLPWWVARAPQEDSRVPK from the exons ATGGAGCCATTGAAGAACCTGCTGCGGAAGGGCGCATGGGGGCCGGAGCGGAGTGGCGGGGCGGCCTACACCAACCCGGTGTGGACGGCGCTCTTCGACTACGAGGCGGCAAGCAGCGATGAGCTCAGCCTGCGCCAGGGGGACCGCGTGGAGGTGCTGTCATGGGATGCCACTGTGTCTGGTGATGAGGGCTGGTGGGCAGGCCGAGTGCGGAGCCAGGTGGGCATCTTCCCCTCCAGCTACGTCTCCTTGCAGCCCGTCGGCTATGGCGAGGCTCCAGTTCACGCCGACTTCCGGGAGCTGCGGCTGGAGGAggtgattggggtggggggcttcGGCAAGGTGTACCGCGGCAGCTGGAAGGGCGAGCTGGTAGCGGTGAAGGCGGCGCGCCAGGACCCGGATGAAGACATCAGTGCCACAGCGGAGAGTGTGCGCCAGGAGGCCCGGCTCTTCGCCATGCTGCGCCACCCCAACATCATCACCCTCAAGGCCgtctgcctgcaggagcccaacCTGTGCCTGGTGATGGAGTATGCGGCTGGGGGCCCACTCAGCCGCGCCCTGGCCGGGCGCAGGATCCCTCCCCATGTGCTGGTGGACTGGGCGGTACAGATTGCCAGGGGCATGCAGTACCTGCACTGCGGGGCCATCGTACCTGTCATCCACCGCGACCTCAAGTCCAACAACA TCCTGCTGTCCCAGCGTATTGAAGAGGAGGACATGAATGGGAAGACGCTGAAGATCACAGACTTTGGGCTGGCGCGAGAGTGGCACCGCACCACCAAGATGAGCGCAGCTGGCACCTACGCCTGGATGGCACCCGAGGTCATCAAGGCTTCCACCTTCTCCAAGGGCAGCGACGTCTGGAG CTATGGTGTGCTGCTGTGGGAGCTGCTGACTGGGGAAGTCCCGTACCGCGGCATCGATGGGCTGGCTGTGGCCTACGGCGTCGCCGTCAACAAGCTGACGCTGCCTatcccctccacctgcccccagcccttcgCCCAGCTCATGGCAG agtgctGGGACCAGGACCCCCATGGGCGGCCCAGCTTCGACTCCATCCTGGCCCAGCTGACGGCACTGGAGGCCCAGGTGCTGGAGGAGATGCCCCAGGACTCCTTCCACTCCATGCAAGATGACTGGAAGCTGGAGATCCAGGGCATGTTCGATGAGCTCCGAGCCAAGGAAAAG GAGCTGCTGAGCCGGGAGGAGGAGCTGCAGCGGGCGGCGCTGGAGCAGAAGTCCCACGAGGAGTTCCTGCGGCAGCGGGAGCACCAGCTGGCACAGTGGGAGCTGGAGGTGTTTGAGCGGGAGCTCACACTGCTCATCCAGCAGATGAACAAGGAGCCCCCCAATGTGAAGCGCAGGAAGGGCACTTTCAAGAGGAACAAGCTCAAGGGGCGGGACAGCGAGAGGATCAGCATGCCCCTCG aTTTCAAACACCGCATCACGGTGCAGGCCTCTCCCGGGCTGGACAAGAGGAAGAACGTCTtcgaggtgggggctgggggctcccCGACCTTCCCGCGCTTAAGAGCCATCCAGT TGGAGCCCGCCGAgagcagccagagctggggcagacagGCACCACGCCGCACAGATGAGGCCTGGAATGGGGAGCGCCGCCCTGGCAAGAACTGGGGTCCCGGATCCCCCAAGCCCTGGGAGGGCAGCACCCAAAATGGCAG aaGGAGGTCCCGGACGGAGGAGACAACCTGGTATGTTGAGCCGGAGGAGCCCAATCCTGtggagccagccccaccccagcctgccctgaACG GTGATGTCCTCTCTCTAGGCCCCaacgggacccaggagtccgaggAGCAGCGGGCACCGGCTCCGGAGCGTATCAGCACCCCCAAACTCATCCAGAGAGCACTGCTGAGGGGCACAGCACTGCTGGCCTCTCTTGGTCTGGGCCGAGACCTGTCACAGGCCCGacgggaggagaagggggagcccCCACCCGTGCCCACCCCCCCGCCTTCTCCTGAGCTCATCCGCTTCTCCCCCAAGGACACACACTGCCCCGCCCTGCTGGTGGAGCTGGACCAGGGTGGGCTGGCCCGGACGCCAGGGTCCATGAAGGAGGACCAGGAGGGGCTGGCCCAGACACCAGGGTCCATGGAGCAGGGCCAGGAGGGGCCGGCCCAGACACCAGGGTCCACGGAGCTGCTCATCCACCTGGTCCCAGGTGGTGATAGAGGGTCCCTGACCCCCTTGTGGGGTCAGAGGTCACCAAAGAGCCCACGATGTGAAGAGGAGTGGAGTCCTGGCAGCAGGGCGGATAAGTGGG GTGGGTCCCTCCCAtcgccctcatccccctgcagcccccactcaccacgcccctccccacagaccagcctcatctcccggccccgcccctcccctgtgCGCAGCCGCATCGACCCCTGGAGTTTTGTGTCGGCTGGGCcccgtccctccccagcccagtccccccagccagagccacgCCGGTGTCGGGCGGTGACCCCCGACTCCAGCAACCCCTTCATGACCTCCGACCCCTTCTTCCACCCCTCACCGGGACCTTTTGACTCGGAGACCTTTGACCCTTTTGCCTCGGCGCCCAGATTGACCGGTCTTTCCTGCCGCCTGGACCATGGCCAGCTCAGTCCCTACCCCTCGCCCCCTCCACGCCACTCCTCTGGCTTTCCTGCCCCTCTGGAGCAGACCAAAGAGACCCACCCTCTGCCATGGTGGGTGGCCAGAGCCCCGCAGGAGGACAGCAGAGTCCCAAAGTGA